A window of the Vigna angularis cultivar LongXiaoDou No.4 chromosome 3, ASM1680809v1, whole genome shotgun sequence genome harbors these coding sequences:
- the LOC108345495 gene encoding uncharacterized protein LOC108345495, with the protein MASSTIACNFSCNYHPSIPLQTSATPFSLSFSHPLLCSYNGLSLHSSTSTFRVFAKFEKFQTESPEPDPPSPLEENTVTSVKDDEEDDSCLPSDLEGAVRQSGEAAGLFVSTGGMRATVELLIPQLQFLDDEGAQVELWDLSRIFLDTLIEKTKFQRVKAIFPDAGAAALLKFRWKDAIFRFASLSDRKPVEGDDEIVVMIVPDYQMLEYVERIASNLSNDPPRPLIMWNPRLISEDVGVGFNVRKLRRFFLSTFTTVYFMRPMPFGAIFRCYPGQWKVFSDDKDRPNRYLLAKEFESRPDAEDIEILFSEEEQKSEQGQGLLDKAAGIFSSISRMMKSI; encoded by the exons ATGGCTTCTTCAACCATAGCCTGCAACTTCAGCTGTAACTACCATCCTTCAATACCCCTTCAAACCTCAGCCACTCCTTTTTCCTTATCTTTTTCACACCCTCTACTTTGCTCTTACAATGGCCTTTCCCTTCACTCTTCAACCTCCACCTTCAGAGTTTTTGCCAAGTTTGAGAAATTCCAAACCGAATCCCCTGAGCCTGACCCACCATCCCCATTGGAAGAGAATACTGTAACTTCTGTTAAGGATGATGAGGAAGATGACAG TTGCTTGCCTTCAGACTTGGAGGGTGCAGTGAGGCAATCTGGCGAGGCCGCAGGCTTATTTGTATCTACAGGAGGGATGAGAGCCACA GTTGAACTTTTAATCCCGCAACTGCAATTTTTAGATGACGAAGGTGCGCAGGTTGAACTCTGGGACTTGTCAAGGATTTTTTTGGATACACTcattgagaaaacaaaattcCAG AGGGTTAAAGCCATATTTCCAGATGCTGGTGCAGCAGCCCTTCTGAAGTTTCGGTGGAAAGATGCTATATTTAGATTTGCAAG CTTGAGTGACCGGAAGCCTGTGGAAGGTGATGATGAGATTGTGGTTATGATTGTTCCAGATTATCAGATGTTAGAATATGTGGAGAGAATTGCATCCAATCTCTCAAATGATCCA CCTAGACCCCTCATCATGTGGAATCCACGCCTGATTAGTGAGGATGTTGGAGTTGGCTTTAATGTCCGGAAATTAAGGCGCTTCTTTCTAAG CACTTTTACAACTGTCTATTTCATGAGACCAATGCCATTTGGAGCAATCTTCAGGTGTTATCCAGG ACAGTGGAAAGTGTTCAGTGATGACAAGGATAGGCCAAATAGATATTTGCTTGCCAAGGAATTCGAGAGCCGTCCTGATGCTGAAGACATTGAG ATTCTATTTAGCGAAGAAGAACAGAAGTCAGAGCAAGGGCAAGGTTTGCTAGACAAAGCTGCGGGCATATTCTCTTCAATTAGCCGGATGATGAAGTCTATATGA
- the LOC108345493 gene encoding kinesin-like protein KIN-14S, with amino-acid sequence MSDQSIQIQMLAEKFHRFVLDYELKQPSITSEPDDVSKQVNENSDSVDENSMSQGIHEVSPDKGHTLPILKKILDLDTKIQDLKKHHISLSDEVKLTIESFPGTDVLKSVQLLGAEYELLKRKYLEESSERRRLYNEVIELKGNIRVFCRCRPLNASEIANGSASVVNFESSSDNELQVICAESSKKQFKFDHVFGPEDNQEAVFQQTKPIVTSVLDGYNVCIFAYGQTGTGKTFTMEGTPEHRGVNYRTLEELFRITDERNGTMKYELSVSMLEVYNEKIRDLLVENSTQPTKKLEIKQAAEGTQDVPGLIEARVYGTEDVWEMLKTGNRVRSVGSTCANELSSRSHCLLRVTVMGENLINGQRTKSHLWLVDLAGSERVGKTEAEGERLKESQFINKSLSALGDVISALASKSAHIPYRNSKLTHMLQSSLGGDCKTLMFVQVSPSAADLGETLCSLNFATRVRGIEGGPARKQVDHTELFKYKQMVEKLKQDEKETNKLQDSLQIAQLRLATREQHCRTLQEKVRDLENQINEERKHRLKQESRALAAVSAQPSLSSQQTTAQNRKPPLNPSKLRQPLRKITNSMPPRSPRRSKNYTTFMNGKENSVRRASMATNSVRQAAPSTTGQFFQARRRVSIAVRPPPSTSTTQVIQPRRRVSIATLPPHTTSGMSTPLRTSAFRVTGGSNQQSRIRSQRKDRYSSLFAPMPELRESVLTTPMSVRSSSKFMMNSPTQADSRMMGPTRNQPVLALQRKPVVWSPLKLRTMNRKSSLLPYRSTQMQ; translated from the exons ATGAGCG ATCAATCCATTCAAATCCAAATGCTCGCTGAAAAATTCCACCGTTTCGTTCTTGACTACGAACTCAAGCAACCGTCGATAACTTCTGAGCCAG ATGATGTATCGAAGCAAGTGAACGAGAACTCAGACTCCGTGGATGAAAACAGTATGTCACAGGGAATCCACGAAGTTTCTCCGGATAAAGGTCATACACTTCCCATATTGAAGAAAATACTTGATCTCGATACTAAAATTCAG GATTTGAAGAAGCATCATATATCATTGTCTGATGAAGTGAAGCTCACGATTGAATCTTTTCCCGGCACTGATGTTTTGAAGTCCGTGCAGCTTCTCG GTGCTGAATATGAACTCTTGAAAAGAAAGTACCTGGAGGAGTCCTCTGAGCGAAGACGGCTTTACAATGAAGTAATTGAACTCAAGGGGAATATCAGAGTTTTCTGCAGATGCAGACCATTAAATGCGAGTGAAATTGCTAATGGGTCTGCTTCTGTTGTCAATTTTGAGTCGTCTTCAGATAATGAGCTTCAAGTCATTTGTGCAGAATCTTCTAAAAAGCAATTTAAATTCGACCATGTATTTGGGCCAGAAGATAACCAAG AGGCTGTTTTTCAACAGACCAAACCCATTGTTACATCAGTATTGGATGGGTACAATGTCTGCATTTTTGCCTATGGGCAAACTGGAACTGGGAAAACATTCACTATGGAAGGAACACCCGAACACAGGGGAGTTAACTACCGAACCCTGGAAGAGTTATTTCGGATAACTGATGAGAGAAATGGCACAATGAAGTATGAATTATCTGTCAGCATGCTGGAGGTTTACAATGAGAAGATAAGAGATCTGTTGGTGGAAAATTCAACTCAACCTACAAAGAA ATTGGAGATAAAGCAAGCTGCCGAAGGAACCCAAGATGTCCCTGGACTTATTGAAGCTCGTGTTTATGGAACAGAAGACGTGTGGGAAATGCTTAAGACTGGAAATCGAGTCAGATCAGTTGGATCCACCTGCGCTAATGAGCTTAGTAGCCGTTCGCACTG CTTGTTGCGAGTAACTGTAATGGgggaaaatttaattaatggcCAGAGAACAAAGAGTCACCTTTGGCTAGTAGACTTAGCTGGCAGTGAGCGAGTGGGAAAAACTGAAGCTGAGGGAGAAAGACTGAAGGAATCTCAATTCATAAATAAGTCTCTTTCAGCGCTTGGTGATGTTATTTCTGCCCTTGCTTCTAAATCAGCCCACATTCCATACAG GAACTCAAAACTCACTCATATGCTGCAAAGCTCGTTAG GTGGAGACTGCAAAACGTTAATGTTTGTGCAGGTAAGTCCAAGCGCAGCAGACTTGGGAGAGACACTTTGCTCACTGAATTTCGCAACCCGCGTCCGTGGAATCGAGGGTGGCCCAGCTCGCAAGCAAGTAGACCACACTGAGCTGTTTAAGTACAAGCAAATG GTAGAAAAGCTCAAACAAGACGAGAAGGAAACAAATAAACTACAGGATAGCTTGCAAATTGCTCAACTCAGGCTTGCTACAAGAGAACAGCATTGTAGAACCCTTCAAGAAAAG GTTCGGGACCTGGAGAACCAGATCAACGAAGAAAGAAAGCACAGACTAAAGCAAGAAAGTAGAGCACTTGCTGCTGTTTCGGCTCAACCTTCATTATCGTCACAACAGACAACAGCTCAGAACAGGAAGCCACCACTGAATCCTTCCAAACTCAGACAACCACTGAGAAAAATAACCAATTCCATGCCTCCACGGTCTCCTCGGAGATCAAAGAATTACACCACATTCATGAATGGAAAGGAAAACTCTGTGAGAAGGGCTTCAATGGCGACCAATTCCGTGAGGCAAGCTGCGCCATCAACAACAGGGCAGTTCTTTCAGGCAAGGAGGAGGGTATCCATTGCCGTGAGACCACCACCTTCAACATCAACAACGCAGGTTATTCAGCCAAGGAGGAGGGTCTCCATTGCCACACTACCTCCTCACACAACTTCTGGCATGTCAACTCCACTTCGTACCTCAGCATTCCGAGTTACCGGTGGAAGCAATCAGCAATCACGGATAAGAAGCCAAAGGAAAGATAGGTATTCAAGTTTGTTTGCCCCAATGCCAGAGTTGAGAGAATCAGTCTTGACAACACCAATGTCAGTAAGGAGCAGCAGCAAGTTTATGATGAACAGTCCAACACAGGCAGATTCCAGGATGATGGGGCCCACTAGGAATCAGCCTGTTCTTGCTCTACAACGTAAACCTGTGGTCTGGAGTCCTCTTAAGCTAAGAACCATGAACAGAAAGTCATCACTCCTGCCGTATCGCTCAACCCAAATGCAGTAA